In Patescibacteria group bacterium, the following proteins share a genomic window:
- the rplE gene encoding 50S ribosomal protein L5 has translation MNTLQEKFEKEIKKDLLKKLEKGNVHAVPTLGKITVNMGIGRFKDDKQYKESCIRDLEQITGQKPQVTKSKKSIASFKLRKGEDVGVCVTLRGVKMWDFFQNLVCVVLPRVRDFRGISKKSFDGHGNCSIGFREHLVFPTIDSNKIEKIKSLQVVITTTASNDSDGYLLLKALGMPFKKELKPIKNA, from the coding sequence ATGAATACATTACAAGAAAAATTTGAAAAAGAAATAAAAAAAGATTTACTTAAAAAGCTTGAAAAAGGTAATGTTCACGCTGTTCCAACTTTGGGAAAGATCACTGTAAATATGGGAATTGGAAGGTTTAAGGACGATAAACAATATAAAGAGTCTTGCATTCGTGATTTGGAGCAGATAACAGGGCAAAAACCGCAAGTTACAAAAAGCAAAAAGTCTATTGCCAGTTTTAAATTGAGGAAGGGGGAGGATGTTGGGGTATGTGTTACACTACGAGGAGTCAAAATGTGGGATTTTTTCCAGAATTTAGTCTGTGTAGTGTTGCCACGGGTTCGCGATTTTAGAGGAATTTCTAAAAAGTCTTTTGATGGTCACGGAAATTGTTCTATAGGTTTTAGAGAGCATTTGGTTTTTCCAACTATAGACTCTAATAAAATCGAAAAGATAAAAAGCCTTCAGGTTGTTATAACAACAACGGCTTCTAACGATTCCGACGGTTACTTATTGCTTAAGGCTTTGGGTATGCCGTTTAAAAAAGAGTTAAAACCCATAAAAAATGCCTAA
- the rpsQ gene encoding 30S ribosomal protein S17 gives MPKKTFVGKIVSDKMQKTAIVAVEMPRKDPMYGKEIRNTRRFKAHNEVGAKLGDFVTIEESRPLSCFKNWVVTKIN, from the coding sequence ATGCCTAAAAAGACATTTGTAGGAAAAATAGTTTCGGACAAGATGCAGAAAACTGCAATTGTAGCTGTAGAGATGCCAAGAAAAGATCCCATGTATGGCAAAGAGATCCGCAATACCCGAAGGTTTAAAGCGCATAACGAAGTTGGCGCCAAGTTAGGAGATTTTGTGACTATAGAAGAATCAAGACCGCTAAGTTGCTTTAAGAATTGGGTAGTTACTAAGATAAATTAA
- a CDS encoding YbaB/EbfC family nucleoid-associated protein: MALPFGNVKKLYEMKKKADEMKKQMEAIVVEVEEKGIKVVMQGDNHVQEVWVDGELDVRLKEAFNKAVKEAQKKVAHKMQGQMGDFGF; encoded by the coding sequence ATGGCACTACCATTTGGCAATGTAAAAAAACTTTATGAGATGAAAAAGAAGGCTGATGAGATGAAGAAGCAAATGGAAGCGATTGTTGTTGAGGTGGAGGAGAAAGGAATCAAAGTCGTGATGCAGGGAGATAATCATGTGCAAGAGGTTTGGGTAGATGGCGAGTTGGATGTGCGTCTCAAGGAGGCTTTTAATAAAGCGGTTAAAGAAGCCCAAAAAAAGGTCGCCCACAAAATGCAAGGTCAAATGGGAGATTTTGGGTTTTAA
- the rpsH gene encoding 30S ribosomal protein S8: MIVDFLSQLKNTVMAKNESFEAPYSKLAESVAQALKTCGFVASVKSFKNSGESFKRLHIEVAFGESGEPIMSHLKIISKPSLRKYIKSKDIKKIRNGMGVQIISTPRGVLTGQESRKKALGGEVICEVY; the protein is encoded by the coding sequence ATGATTGTAGATTTTTTGTCCCAACTTAAAAACACTGTTATGGCAAAAAACGAGTCTTTTGAGGCTCCCTATTCAAAGTTAGCGGAGTCGGTAGCGCAGGCCTTAAAAACTTGTGGTTTTGTAGCTTCTGTTAAGTCATTTAAGAATTCTGGAGAATCTTTTAAAAGGTTGCATATAGAAGTGGCGTTTGGGGAGAGTGGAGAGCCAATTATGTCGCATTTAAAAATTATTTCTAAGCCTAGCTTAAGGAAATATATTAAATCTAAGGATATTAAAAAGATTAGAAATGGTATGGGTGTTCAAATTATATCAACACCTAGAGGAGTATTAACAGGTCAGGAATCTCGAAAAAAGGCTTTGGGTGGAGAAGTTATTTGTGAGGTTTACTAA
- the infA gene encoding translation initiation factor IF-1, with translation MQKEDIEVREGVVLESLPNTMFKVKFETDELPILAHVSGKMRLHHIRILPGDTVRVEMTKYDTTKGRIVFRIK, from the coding sequence ATGCAAAAAGAGGATATAGAAGTTCGAGAAGGCGTGGTTTTGGAATCCCTACCTAATACCATGTTTAAGGTAAAATTTGAAACGGACGAGTTGCCAATTTTGGCGCATGTCTCGGGAAAGATGCGACTGCATCATATTAGGATTTTACCTGGTGATACGGTTAGGGTAGAAATGACTAAATACGATACTACCAAGGGGAGGATAGTCTTTAGGATCAAATGA
- the map gene encoding type I methionyl aminopeptidase, which produces MVIIKTPQEIEEIYLTAQIAKKVMERTLGWIHPGLKTANIDKFVSSQLKSLHAKSSFLGEGGYKFSTCISINDEVVHGMPGGRKVKKGDLLSLDMGALFGGWKSDMCRTIVVGQEPNPATKKFLQIGQLALDRAINAIVPGNFVGDISCTIQNTIERAGYNVIRDLTGHAIGKELHEDPQIPCFGRCSSGVSLVCGMVLCVEVMYVAGSPELAVSRDGWTVKTKDGKLSAMLEDMVAVTENGYRILTR; this is translated from the coding sequence ATGGTAATCATTAAAACCCCTCAAGAAATCGAAGAAATCTATCTTACTGCCCAAATTGCCAAGAAGGTGATGGAAAGAACCTTAGGTTGGATTCACCCTGGTCTTAAAACAGCCAATATTGACAAGTTTGTTTCTTCGCAACTTAAATCGCTTCATGCCAAATCATCGTTCCTTGGTGAAGGTGGTTACAAGTTTTCTACCTGCATTAGCATCAACGATGAAGTTGTTCATGGAATGCCGGGCGGAAGAAAGGTTAAAAAAGGCGATCTATTATCTTTAGATATGGGCGCCTTATTTGGCGGTTGGAAATCGGACATGTGTCGGACTATTGTAGTAGGGCAGGAACCAAATCCCGCAACTAAAAAGTTTTTGCAGATAGGTCAGCTGGCTTTAGATAGAGCAATAAATGCTATTGTACCCGGAAATTTTGTAGGAGATATTTCTTGTACAATCCAAAATACTATCGAAAGAGCAGGCTATAATGTTATTCGCGATCTTACTGGTCACGCTATTGGAAAAGAGCTTCATGAAGACCCACAAATTCCTTGCTTTGGCAGATGTAGTTCTGGAGTATCGCTTGTTTGCGGAATGGTTTTGTGTGTAGAAGTAATGTATGTAGCAGGCTCTCCAGAGCTTGCCGTTTCTCGTGACGGCTGGACAGTTAAAACAAAGGACGGTAAGTTGTCAGCAATGTTAGAGGATATGGTTGCAGTAACGGAGAACGGTTATAGGATATTGACTAGATAG
- the rplN gene encoding 50S ribosomal protein L14 codes for MVQVGSRLKLADNSGAQGLLIIGIPGNSRRRFALLGNIVTCVVKGASSTGIVKDHSVVKAVVVRCRKEQRRKDGSHIRFDDNAACVVGADKLPLGTRVFGPVARELRDAGFSKIVSLATEVW; via the coding sequence ATGGTTCAAGTTGGATCAAGACTAAAACTTGCGGATAACAGTGGGGCACAGGGGTTGCTTATTATTGGTATTCCTGGGAATTCCAGAAGAAGGTTTGCTCTATTGGGAAACATTGTAACCTGTGTTGTAAAGGGGGCTTCGTCAACAGGTATTGTAAAGGACCACTCGGTTGTAAAGGCTGTAGTCGTGAGGTGTAGAAAGGAACAGCGACGTAAAGATGGGTCACATATTAGATTTGATGATAACGCGGCTTGTGTTGTTGGCGCGGACAAACTGCCGTTGGGTACAAGAGTTTTTGGTCCTGTAGCAAGAGAATTAAGAGATGCCGGATTTTCCAAAATCGTGTCATTAGCAACAGAAGTTTGGTAG
- the rpsM gene encoding 30S ribosomal protein S13, translating into MARIVGIELPNKKRIEAALPYIYGVGASRAKKILEMAKINPDTRVSALTEDETVRLRDTIERMKIMLEGELKRVVYSNIKRLTDIKCYRGIRHFKKLPARGQRTKTNARTKRGKRQTIGGMKKVLTKT; encoded by the coding sequence ATGGCGAGAATTGTAGGAATAGAACTTCCAAATAAAAAAAGAATCGAAGCGGCGTTGCCGTATATTTATGGTGTGGGAGCCTCCCGAGCTAAAAAAATTCTCGAAATGGCAAAGATTAATCCCGATACTCGGGTCAGCGCTTTAACCGAAGATGAGACTGTGCGACTTAGGGACACTATAGAAAGAATGAAGATTATGCTCGAAGGGGAGCTTAAGAGAGTGGTCTACTCTAATATAAAAAGATTAACAGACATTAAGTGTTACAGAGGAATTAGGCATTTTAAAAAGCTCCCAGCGCGAGGTCAGCGTACAAAAACCAACGCCAGAACTAAACGAGGAAAAAGGCAGACTATTGGAGGCATGAAAAAAGTTCTCACCAAAACATAA
- the rplF gene encoding 50S ribosomal protein L6 has translation MSKIGKMPIDIPAGVTVTCVGDLVTVVGSSGTLTRVVRPEVGLKINKNEIEVYLKDGETENAYWGLERALIANMVTGVSNGFFRKLELSGVGFRSKIEGNTLVLTVGYSHPVKMEIPQGLKVEVSDDVKIKVSGCDKQQVGQFSALIRKVRKPEPYKGKGIKYQGEIIRRKAGKAGKAGASGKT, from the coding sequence ATGAGTAAAATAGGCAAAATGCCAATTGATATTCCTGCGGGGGTAACAGTAACCTGCGTTGGCGATTTAGTGACAGTTGTGGGATCTAGTGGTACCCTAACAAGGGTTGTTCGACCCGAGGTGGGTTTAAAGATCAATAAAAATGAAATTGAGGTTTATCTAAAGGATGGAGAAACGGAAAATGCCTACTGGGGGTTGGAGCGGGCATTAATTGCCAATATGGTTACGGGGGTCTCTAACGGGTTTTTTCGTAAGTTAGAGCTCTCGGGAGTTGGCTTTAGGTCAAAAATAGAAGGCAACACACTTGTTTTAACAGTTGGGTATTCTCATCCGGTAAAAATGGAAATTCCCCAAGGGTTAAAGGTAGAAGTTTCTGACGATGTTAAGATTAAAGTTAGCGGTTGTGATAAGCAACAAGTAGGGCAGTTTAGCGCGTTAATTAGAAAAGTTAGAAAGCCAGAGCCTTACAAAGGCAAAGGAATTAAGTACCAAGGAGAAATTATCAGAAGAAAAGCTGGTAAAGCCGGAAAAGCCGGGGCGTCCGGTAAAACTTAG
- a CDS encoding DNA-directed RNA polymerase subunit alpha, with product MRLEPEDVKIITLQENEYKGSYAIEPLPSGYGHTLGNALRRVLLSSLPGWAVTQAEIVGASHQFSYLKGVKEDLIELTLNFKKIEIAVSGKESAVCEIDETGPKVVKVSDIKLPAGVVIANPDLVIATLADKNAKFKASLLVESGFGYVPSEEQKTNRVGVILLDAIFSPITNVAFSVSPTRMGQKTGLDRLTIDIKTDRTISPKTALMQASDILQKFFMRVATGEQSLKDEVIVDAGKTITPSYKPSDVLVDELRLPTRTINALKKAKVKTLEDLGKLTDEDLLKVRNLGEKSIKEIAKLLKKEGLKD from the coding sequence ATGAGACTTGAACCCGAAGATGTAAAAATTATTACCCTGCAAGAAAACGAATACAAGGGAAGTTACGCTATAGAGCCCTTGCCTAGTGGGTACGGTCACACTTTAGGAAATGCCTTAAGAAGGGTGCTACTCTCTTCTCTTCCAGGATGGGCGGTTACCCAAGCGGAAATTGTCGGCGCGTCTCATCAATTCTCCTACCTAAAGGGTGTAAAAGAAGATTTAATCGAGCTTACTCTTAACTTTAAAAAGATAGAAATTGCAGTTTCGGGCAAAGAATCTGCGGTTTGTGAAATAGACGAGACGGGACCAAAGGTTGTTAAAGTTTCGGATATTAAGCTACCCGCTGGAGTTGTTATAGCAAATCCCGATTTGGTTATTGCAACACTTGCGGATAAAAATGCCAAGTTTAAAGCGTCTCTTTTGGTGGAGTCGGGTTTTGGTTATGTGCCGTCGGAAGAGCAAAAGACTAATCGGGTTGGGGTGATTCTTTTAGACGCGATCTTTTCTCCTATTACCAATGTGGCCTTTTCTGTTTCCCCAACTCGTATGGGGCAAAAAACAGGATTAGATAGACTAACCATTGACATAAAAACAGATCGCACAATTTCTCCAAAAACGGCTTTAATGCAAGCTTCTGACATTTTACAAAAATTCTTTATGCGGGTTGCAACTGGAGAACAGTCTCTTAAAGACGAAGTTATTGTGGATGCTGGTAAGACAATTACGCCATCATACAAGCCGAGTGATGTTTTGGTTGATGAGCTAAGGCTTCCAACTCGCACTATAAACGCGTTAAAGAAAGCAAAGGTAAAGACCTTGGAAGATTTAGGAAAACTAACCGACGAAGATTTGCTAAAGGTGAGAAATTTGGGAGAAAAATCCATTAAGGAAATAGCCAAACTTCTTAAAAAGGAAGGGTTAAAGGACTAA
- the rplR gene encoding 50S ribosomal protein L18, whose protein sequence is MKVTHKSPRERIKAKIRAKVVGTKERPRLSVFRSHKHIYAQIVNDEKGVTLVASSDLKMDAKTKKTKRAYEVGKAVAKKALDAKIKKVVFDRSGYKYHGRVKAVAEGARENKLVF, encoded by the coding sequence ATGAAAGTGACACACAAAAGCCCTCGCGAGAGGATAAAAGCTAAAATTAGAGCAAAAGTAGTAGGAACCAAAGAACGACCTAGACTAAGCGTTTTTAGGTCCCATAAGCATATTTATGCTCAAATAGTAAACGATGAAAAAGGTGTAACTTTGGTTGCAAGCTCCGATCTAAAGATGGATGCAAAAACTAAAAAGACCAAAAGGGCTTACGAAGTAGGTAAAGCTGTAGCAAAAAAAGCGCTTGATGCCAAGATTAAGAAAGTGGTTTTTGATCGTTCGGGTTATAAGTATCATGGTAGAGTAAAAGCGGTTGCCGAAGGGGCGAGGGAAAATAAATTAGTTTTCTAG
- the rplX gene encoding 50S ribosomal protein L24, giving the protein MKIRKGDTVKILSGKEKGKESVVERVITASSKIVVKGVHVVKRHTKSSGRNVKGGIISKEMPIAVSKVMLVCPKCKKPTRVGFSIVAGKKYRKCGKCKEVIMP; this is encoded by the coding sequence ATGAAAATACGAAAAGGAGATACGGTTAAAATTTTATCAGGAAAAGAAAAAGGCAAGGAATCTGTTGTCGAAAGAGTGATTACGGCAAGTTCTAAAATTGTAGTCAAAGGAGTTCATGTGGTAAAGAGACATACAAAAAGTTCGGGGAGAAATGTTAAAGGAGGGATCATTTCCAAAGAAATGCCTATAGCAGTGTCTAAAGTTATGTTAGTTTGTCCCAAATGTAAAAAGCCCACGCGAGTTGGATTTTCGATTGTGGCGGGAAAAAAATACCGCAAGTGTGGTAAATGCAAGGAAGTTATAATGCCATGA
- a CDS encoding nucleoside monophosphate kinase, giving the protein MNIVIMGMPGSGKSTQAEILAKSLGVLHLSTGDIFRKLKQDNTPLGARVETAMDRGHLVNNQDAVEIIDLHLSKLKDKGFALDGAPRDLYQAEHSSTPIDLAIYIKLTDEECIKRLNERGRGDDTPEIIKERLLVYHQLTEPVLDFFRKQNKLLEVDGSPSVEEIARQISDKIKSYGNH; this is encoded by the coding sequence ATGAATATAGTTATTATGGGAATGCCGGGGAGTGGTAAGTCTACTCAAGCCGAGATTTTAGCCAAAAGTCTTGGAGTTTTGCACCTTTCTACTGGTGATATTTTTAGAAAACTAAAGCAAGATAACACCCCGCTTGGTGCGCGAGTCGAAACCGCCATGGATCGGGGTCATTTAGTAAATAATCAAGATGCGGTTGAGATTATAGATTTACATCTTTCTAAGCTAAAAGACAAAGGTTTTGCCTTGGACGGCGCCCCAAGAGATTTGTATCAAGCCGAACATTCCTCAACTCCCATTGATCTTGCTATTTATATCAAATTAACCGACGAAGAATGCATCAAAAGGTTAAACGAACGGGGACGAGGTGACGACACGCCGGAGATCATCAAAGAACGGCTTTTGGTTTATCACCAACTAACCGAACCAGTGTTGGATTTTTTTAGAAAGCAAAACAAATTACTTGAGGTTGATGGAAGTCCCAGCGTAGAAGAAATTGCCCGTCAAATATCCGACAAAATTAAATCTTATGGTAATCATTAA
- the rpsD gene encoding 30S ribosomal protein S4 — protein sequence MARYTGPKCRLCRREGSKLFLKGVRCESEKCGLTRRVSAPGVHGMAYRRKPSEYGIQLREKQKTKRIYGILERQFRRYYTAASKKVGVTGEYLLETLERRLDNAIYRSGVAVSRAQARKLITEGRFLLNGKKVNIPSIAVCAKDVITPSGWKFNLNSDKEPAVWVKVSANKITVLGVPKREDIKEDINEQLIVEFYSR from the coding sequence ATGGCAAGATATACCGGTCCCAAATGCAGATTGTGTAGAAGAGAAGGAAGCAAACTTTTTTTAAAAGGTGTCCGTTGTGAATCCGAAAAGTGCGGCTTAACCCGCAGGGTTAGCGCTCCAGGGGTTCATGGAATGGCATATAGGCGAAAGCCCAGTGAATATGGTATCCAGCTTAGAGAAAAGCAAAAAACAAAAAGGATCTATGGAATTTTAGAACGCCAATTTAGAAGATATTACACAGCAGCTTCTAAAAAGGTTGGGGTTACGGGAGAATATCTTTTAGAAACACTGGAACGGCGATTGGATAATGCAATCTATCGTTCTGGAGTTGCTGTCTCGCGAGCGCAAGCCAGAAAACTAATTACCGAAGGCCGTTTTTTGCTTAATGGAAAAAAGGTCAATATTCCGTCAATTGCTGTTTGCGCTAAAGATGTGATAACGCCCTCTGGTTGGAAATTTAATTTAAACTCCGATAAGGAACCTGCGGTTTGGGTTAAAGTATCTGCCAACAAAATAACGGTCTTGGGTGTTCCCAAAAGAGAAGATATTAAAGAAGATATTAATGAACAATTAATTGTGGAGTTTTATAGCAGGTAA
- the rpmJ gene encoding 50S ribosomal protein L36, whose amino-acid sequence MKVRSSIKKICNKCKIIKRENVLRVICKANPKHKQRQG is encoded by the coding sequence ATGAAAGTTAGATCATCAATCAAAAAAATTTGCAATAAGTGCAAAATTATTAAAAGGGAGAATGTTTTGCGGGTTATTTGCAAGGCAAATCCCAAGCATAAGCAAAGGCAGGGATAA
- the rpsE gene encoding 30S ribosomal protein S5 produces MQKQNERTRKNAYGARTPKDSFEEKIIEIKRVAKKTKGGNKIAFSVLAVVGNKEGSIGISLGKAGDTASAIAKATSGARRKMFTVPVRQGTIPHEVWAKYSACQVFIKPAPDGAGIIAGGAVRKVLEVAGIKNVSSKMLGSNNKLNNVYAVIKALKSLKSQRV; encoded by the coding sequence ATGCAAAAACAAAACGAAAGAACAAGAAAAAACGCTTATGGCGCAAGAACCCCAAAGGACAGTTTTGAAGAAAAAATTATCGAAATAAAAAGGGTAGCTAAAAAAACCAAGGGTGGTAATAAAATTGCCTTTTCGGTTTTAGCAGTTGTAGGGAACAAAGAAGGATCAATTGGGATTTCTTTGGGAAAAGCGGGTGATACCGCGTCTGCTATTGCCAAAGCTACCAGTGGTGCTAGAAGAAAAATGTTTACAGTGCCGGTTCGTCAAGGAACAATTCCTCATGAAGTTTGGGCAAAATACAGCGCCTGTCAGGTATTTATTAAGCCGGCTCCAGACGGCGCGGGAATTATTGCTGGGGGAGCTGTACGCAAAGTGTTGGAGGTTGCGGGTATTAAAAATGTTTCGTCAAAAATGCTTGGCTCAAACAACAAGTTAAACAATGTTTATGCCGTTATTAAGGCTTTAAAAAGCCTTAAATCACAAAGAGTATGA
- the rplQ gene encoding 50S ribosomal protein L17, whose protein sequence is MKHQVKKVKKLGRSGGARKALHRDLMISLIDKGSIETTVAKAKSVRPLLERLVSMAKKNNLASYRYIIAKLGNNTKAAKKLFNEITPLFKDKTSGFLSIKRTRIRAGDAAELAKISFTIQLPKVKPVENKGDIEAKKTSTKSKKVKTKAK, encoded by the coding sequence ATGAAGCACCAAGTTAAAAAGGTTAAAAAACTAGGAAGGTCGGGTGGGGCAAGAAAGGCTTTGCACCGCGACTTAATGATAAGTCTAATTGACAAAGGTAGCATAGAAACTACCGTTGCCAAGGCTAAGAGCGTGCGACCATTGCTCGAAAGACTAGTGTCAATGGCAAAGAAAAACAACCTTGCCTCTTACAGATATATAATTGCAAAACTGGGGAATAATACCAAGGCGGCAAAAAAGCTCTTTAACGAAATTACTCCGTTGTTTAAAGATAAAACAAGCGGTTTTTTAAGCATAAAAAGAACCAGAATAAGAGCGGGAGATGCCGCAGAGCTGGCAAAAATTAGTTTTACTATACAGTTGCCTAAAGTAAAACCGGTGGAGAATAAGGGAGATATAGAGGCAAAAAAGACAAGTACAAAATCCAAGAAAGTTAAAACCAAAGCCAAATGA
- the rpsK gene encoding 30S ribosomal protein S11, producing the protein MAESKKVISEKARVSIFAGFNNVIITVSSLEGNVICWGSGGTSKFKGARKSTPYAAGVVGFDIGKKAYDMGVRSVAITVKGPGMGRISAIKSIRSAGINVSSISDMTPIPHNGCRPRKRRRV; encoded by the coding sequence ATGGCAGAATCAAAAAAAGTAATTTCGGAAAAAGCTCGGGTTAGTATTTTTGCGGGATTCAATAATGTCATAATTACCGTTTCTAGCCTCGAAGGTAATGTTATTTGTTGGGGATCCGGCGGCACATCCAAATTTAAAGGGGCTCGAAAATCCACACCCTACGCAGCGGGTGTTGTTGGTTTTGATATAGGTAAAAAGGCTTACGATATGGGGGTTAGAAGCGTTGCTATAACCGTAAAAGGTCCCGGAATGGGTAGAATTTCCGCTATAAAATCTATTAGAAGCGCAGGTATTAATGTAAGTTCAATTTCTGATATGACTCCCATTCCTCATAATGGATGCAGACCTAGAAAGCGCCGAAGAGTTTAA
- the secY gene encoding preprotein translocase subunit SecY — protein sequence MNSVLKIFSDLFSEKDLKRKILFTFGILFVFRFLAHIPIPGANITALQNLFNSSQILGFLNVFTGGGMENFSLVTLGLGPYINASIIMQLFTKVFPKLEEMSKEGEFGRIKINQYTRIIAIPMCAMQSYGMFILLSKQGIIGNLSPADVLRLVVAMTGGSVLLMWLGELISEYGIGNGISIIIFSGIVAKLPRSFGQTLATVSSQGITNIAIIFTLAIGVVAAVVFVNEATRNVQVQYAKRLRGGRIYGGGSNFLPLRVNMAGMIPIIFAVSLVLLPSFLGNVLVSAKSPQLAEIGRVLTVYFKMGGWIYNAFYFILVFAFTYFYTAVAFNPEDVADNLKKQGGFIPGIRPGKPTSDYLNRVVTRITLVGALFLGLVAVLPNVAQSITGIATLTVGGAGILIVVSVVLETVKSLQSQLIMRDYDAKII from the coding sequence ATGAATTCGGTCTTAAAGATATTTAGCGATTTATTTAGTGAAAAAGATCTTAAAAGAAAAATCCTTTTTACTTTTGGAATTCTTTTTGTATTTCGTTTTTTAGCTCATATTCCAATTCCGGGGGCAAATATTACCGCCTTGCAAAATTTATTTAATTCTAGCCAAATTTTAGGCTTTTTAAATGTCTTTACTGGTGGTGGTATGGAAAACTTTTCGTTGGTTACTTTAGGTCTTGGTCCCTATATTAACGCCTCTATTATTATGCAACTTTTTACTAAGGTTTTTCCAAAATTGGAAGAAATGAGCAAAGAGGGCGAATTTGGCAGAATAAAAATAAATCAGTACACCAGAATTATTGCTATTCCCATGTGCGCTATGCAATCTTACGGAATGTTTATTTTGCTTTCTAAACAGGGGATTATTGGAAATTTGTCACCTGCCGATGTTTTGCGTTTGGTTGTTGCCATGACAGGGGGGAGTGTCCTTTTAATGTGGTTGGGAGAATTAATTTCGGAATATGGGATTGGCAATGGCATTTCGATCATAATTTTCTCGGGAATTGTGGCCAAGCTTCCGCGATCCTTTGGGCAAACTCTTGCCACAGTAAGCTCACAAGGTATAACAAATATTGCGATTATTTTTACTTTGGCAATCGGCGTTGTTGCTGCCGTGGTTTTTGTCAATGAGGCGACGCGAAATGTTCAAGTTCAATATGCCAAAAGGTTGCGCGGGGGACGAATTTATGGCGGGGGGAGTAATTTTTTGCCTTTGCGAGTTAATATGGCGGGAATGATTCCCATCATCTTTGCGGTCTCTTTAGTGTTACTGCCTTCTTTTCTTGGCAATGTTCTCGTTTCGGCAAAGAGTCCGCAATTGGCGGAAATCGGCAGAGTGCTTACGGTTTATTTTAAAATGGGGGGCTGGATATATAATGCTTTTTATTTTATTTTGGTTTTTGCGTTTACCTATTTTTACACTGCGGTAGCTTTTAACCCCGAAGATGTGGCAGACAACTTAAAAAAACAGGGTGGGTTTATCCCAGGAATTAGGCCCGGAAAGCCAACATCCGATTATCTAAATCGGGTGGTAACCAGAATCACTTTGGTTGGGGCATTGTTTTTAGGGTTAGTTGCGGTACTGCCGAATGTAGCTCAAAGCATCACGGGTATTGCCACTCTTACCGTTGGGGGGGCAGGAATTTTAATTGTTGTATCTGTGGTATTAGAAACGGTAAAATCACTCCAATCGCAACTTATCATGCGCGATTACGATGCTAAGATTATTTAG
- a CDS encoding type Z 30S ribosomal protein S14 codes for MPKKALILKHKKTPKFAVRAYNRCQFCGRVNGFIRKYGICRICFREMAMAGELPGVAKRN; via the coding sequence ATGCCTAAAAAAGCGCTAATTTTAAAACACAAAAAAACACCTAAATTTGCCGTAAGAGCTTACAATAGATGTCAGTTTTGTGGCAGAGTGAACGGGTTTATTAGAAAATACGGAATTTGCCGAATTTGTTTTAGAGAAATGGCAATGGCAGGAGAATTACCAGGAGTTGCTAAACGAAACTAA
- the rplO gene encoding 50S ribosomal protein L15 has protein sequence MNLSNLPKLKGSRRSAKRVGRGIGSGKGGHTSGRGNKGQKARSGHNIPSFFEGGQIAIIKRMPQKRGKGNSPVSKKVTTINLKSLKGFKAGETITPSTLVKKSVIRANKYFKPKILGDGEFSEKLNFRGFLYSKSALAKITKAGGTAT, from the coding sequence ATGAATTTAAGCAACTTACCAAAATTAAAAGGTAGCAGGAGAAGTGCTAAAAGGGTGGGGAGGGGAATTGGTTCAGGAAAGGGGGGACATACATCGGGACGGGGAAACAAAGGACAAAAGGCAAGATCGGGGCATAATATCCCGTCTTTTTTCGAAGGTGGGCAAATAGCAATTATTAAGCGCATGCCCCAAAAAAGAGGAAAAGGCAACTCTCCGGTATCTAAAAAAGTTACCACAATAAATCTCAAAAGTTTAAAAGGCTTTAAGGCGGGAGAAACCATAACTCCCAGTACGCTGGTAAAAAAAAGTGTTATTCGGGCTAATAAATACTTTAAGCCCAAGATTTTAGGAGATGGGGAATTTTCCGAAAAGCTTAACTTTAGGGGGTTTTTGTATTCTAAATCGGCACTTGCTAAAATTACTAAAGCTGGAGGAACTGCCACATGA